The following proteins are encoded in a genomic region of Paenibacillus sp. FSL H3-0469:
- a CDS encoding PAS domain S-box protein yields MSDTLFKHLYMRSSIGYAAVSITDGTMLMANPALCGMFGYTETELKELRYQDIVYPGEGDTLDHGQIMNDLISRPDMAVDTEKRFVHKNGEMLWVALHLFLIIDEQSGSPSHLVAEMTDITARKLAEKKIEEDHQLYELVTEHTPDMISFADPDGTLRYVSPSVEALLGYPPSDMIGRNKTDFYHEADALEMTGPGKLYSDSDTFTRRVRHKDGHYLWIQSSFQVVRNREGEVRQILTIARDITERKKVEDMLAAAQELGQMGSWEWNSVYEQLIVSGQLMAIFELGGNCGNHTVVHYTQLLDCVVPEDLDRLREELHYTLKSGAKGEAIFRVKGSEDRKSLYAHWEVILDASGKVQQIRGMVQDVTERERMEEQLRESENRYKSLFEYNPSAISAMDLQGYIQSMNASLEQLTGYSRETLMHSSYSEIIEEDELEHVNMRFLAAAGGRAQTFDTRVIRHDGERVEVGMIYVPMLIDHEVVGVFAITSDITEPKRYLEQIEKLSYEHALILNSVSEGIFGMNLEGETVFINPAASVMLGYNPGELAGNIKLHTIAQTWMDGELYPGGHRTLAELLKTKLSYEQEQEGIFWRQDGSSFLVKYRMTALYDNGEHKGAVVVFRDITEEKAVERAKESAEKADRAKSEFLAIMSHELRTPMNGIIGMADLLSGTELTEEQQYYTQIINKSGAALVHILNEVLDFSKIESGMMTLDLQPVDIRQVVQNVCELFYPRIQEKGLILRSHIEPDIPAVVITDETRLRQVLVNLVGNAVKFTEEGEVGVSVKLEAAGEPGSLILRFTVTDTGIGIPQGSQNLLFQSFSQLDPSINRKYGGTGLGLAISKKLVELLDGAIGVNSVEGEGSEFYFTIGVMYSVEEPGQALLAGVAATQEYKGGIFNLDHPEGQYGPLSILVAEDHQVNQQILQTFLKKRGYSSDLAVNGAQAVEAVRSRHYDLVFMDIQMPGMDGIEATRQIREAMGLSPVIIAATAFARKEDEEMCLRAGMQDFIPKPIRGEELDRVLREWSGSIRR; encoded by the coding sequence TTGTCCGACACACTATTTAAGCACTTGTACATGCGGTCCTCAATAGGATATGCGGCAGTATCCATTACGGATGGAACTATGCTCATGGCCAACCCTGCGCTTTGCGGGATGTTTGGATACACCGAGACCGAACTCAAGGAGCTGCGTTACCAGGATATCGTCTATCCGGGTGAAGGGGATACCCTGGATCACGGGCAGATTATGAATGACTTAATAAGCAGACCCGATATGGCTGTAGATACCGAAAAGCGGTTCGTACATAAGAATGGTGAGATGCTCTGGGTTGCCCTGCATCTTTTTCTGATCATTGATGAACAGAGCGGAAGTCCCTCCCATCTGGTTGCAGAGATGACTGATATCACCGCGCGTAAGCTGGCGGAGAAGAAGATAGAGGAGGACCACCAGCTCTACGAGCTGGTTACGGAACACACCCCGGATATGATTTCATTCGCCGATCCCGACGGGACGCTGCGCTATGTCTCCCCGTCGGTCGAAGCGCTGCTGGGTTATCCGCCCAGCGACATGATCGGCCGCAACAAAACGGATTTTTACCATGAAGCGGATGCGCTGGAAATGACCGGGCCGGGTAAGCTCTACTCTGACAGTGATACCTTCACACGCAGAGTCAGGCATAAGGACGGCCATTATCTTTGGATCCAAAGCTCCTTTCAGGTGGTGCGGAACCGTGAAGGTGAAGTACGGCAGATCCTGACGATTGCCCGTGACATCACCGAGCGGAAGAAGGTTGAAGATATGCTGGCTGCCGCGCAGGAGCTTGGACAAATGGGCTCCTGGGAGTGGAATTCCGTATATGAGCAGCTGATCGTCTCCGGCCAGCTGATGGCCATCTTTGAATTAGGCGGGAATTGCGGAAATCATACCGTGGTCCATTATACTCAGTTGCTTGACTGTGTAGTGCCGGAGGACCTGGATAGATTGCGCGAAGAGCTGCATTATACGCTGAAGTCCGGGGCTAAGGGTGAGGCGATTTTCAGAGTGAAGGGTAGTGAGGATCGTAAATCTCTCTACGCACACTGGGAAGTGATCCTGGATGCCTCCGGCAAGGTTCAGCAGATCCGTGGTATGGTGCAGGATGTGACCGAGCGCGAACGGATGGAGGAGCAGCTGCGTGAGAGCGAGAACCGCTACAAATCACTTTTCGAATACAATCCGTCTGCCATCAGTGCCATGGATCTGCAGGGATACATTCAGTCAATGAATGCCAGTCTGGAGCAGCTGACCGGATACAGCAGAGAGACCCTGATGCATTCCAGTTACAGTGAGATTATTGAAGAGGATGAGCTGGAGCATGTGAATATGCGGTTTCTGGCGGCAGCCGGAGGCAGGGCCCAGACCTTCGATACCCGGGTGATCCGTCACGACGGCGAGCGGGTGGAGGTGGGGATGATTTATGTCCCTATGCTGATTGATCATGAGGTGGTCGGCGTATTTGCCATTACCAGTGATATTACAGAGCCTAAGCGGTATTTGGAGCAGATTGAGAAGCTTAGCTATGAGCATGCGCTGATCCTGAACTCTGTGTCTGAGGGGATTTTTGGCATGAATCTGGAGGGGGAGACCGTATTTATCAATCCCGCTGCCTCTGTCATGCTCGGGTATAATCCGGGGGAGCTGGCCGGCAATATCAAGCTGCATACGATCGCGCAGACCTGGATGGACGGTGAGCTGTATCCCGGGGGACACCGGACGCTGGCGGAGCTGCTCAAGACCAAGCTCTCTTATGAGCAGGAGCAGGAAGGGATTTTCTGGCGTCAGGACGGCTCCAGCTTCCTGGTCAAATACCGGATGACGGCACTATATGATAACGGAGAGCATAAAGGGGCGGTGGTGGTCTTCAGGGATATCACCGAGGAGAAGGCTGTGGAGCGTGCCAAGGAATCTGCGGAGAAGGCTGACCGGGCCAAGTCGGAGTTCCTGGCGATTATGAGCCACGAGCTGCGTACACCGATGAATGGAATTATCGGGATGGCTGATCTTCTGTCTGGAACGGAGCTTACGGAGGAACAGCAGTATTACACCCAGATTATCAATAAAAGCGGCGCCGCGCTCGTACATATTCTTAACGAGGTGCTGGATTTCAGTAAAATTGAATCCGGCATGATGACGCTGGATCTCCAGCCGGTCGATATCCGGCAGGTTGTTCAGAATGTCTGTGAGCTATTCTATCCGCGTATCCAGGAGAAAGGGCTCATTCTGCGCAGCCATATTGAGCCGGATATTCCGGCAGTTGTCATTACCGACGAAACCAGGCTGAGGCAGGTGCTGGTAAATCTCGTCGGCAATGCGGTTAAGTTCACGGAAGAAGGCGAGGTCGGCGTCTCAGTGAAGCTGGAGGCTGCCGGGGAGCCGGGCTCGCTGATTCTGCGGTTCACGGTAACTGATACCGGTATAGGCATTCCGCAGGGCAGCCAGAACCTGTTATTCCAGTCCTTTTCCCAGCTCGACCCTTCGATCAACCGTAAGTACGGCGGGACGGGACTGGGTCTGGCGATCAGCAAGAAGCTGGTCGAGCTGCTGGACGGAGCTATCGGTGTGAACAGCGTCGAAGGAGAGGGCTCGGAATTCTACTTCACCATCGGCGTGATGTATTCGGTGGAGGAGCCGGGCCAAGCGCTGCTGGCAGGAGTTGCTGCCACTCAGGAGTATAAGGGCGGGATCTTCAACCTGGATCATCCCGAGGGCCAGTACGGCCCGTTGTCTATCCTAGTCGCAGAGGATCATCAGGTGAATCAGCAGATCCTGCAGACTTTTCTCAAAAAGCGCGGCTACTCCTCAGACCTGGCAGTGAACGGGGCGCAGGCGGTAGAAGCTGTACGTTCCCGGCATTATGATCTGGTGTTCATGGATATTCAAATGCCGGGTATGGACGGGATTGAGGCAACCCGGCAGATCCGTGAGGCGATGGGGCTGTCCCCGGTGATTATTGCCGCCACGGCCTTTGCCCGCAAGGAAGATGAAGAGATGTGCCTCCGGGCAGGGATGCAGGACTTTATCCCCAAGCCAATCCGTGGGGAAGAGCTGGACAGAGTGCTGAGGGAATGGTCGGGCAGCATCCGCAGGTAG
- a CDS encoding GTP-binding protein translates to MKIPVIILSGFLGSGKTTLLLSLLKESKRRGLNPGVIMNELGAKDVDGYILQESTGTNVEKLLDGCICCSRKEELPRSLGALLARRPDIIYIELTGVADPDEIVKSLLAPALADRLQLHHAITLLDAENALEYSSRFSSDKLLVRTLRKQITTADLIIVNKSDLVEPETLWKIEKMVYKQNSESEIVFTHYSQINLAPLLTGIAARGFKGSAPRRGPGNISGATLQRMNTDSSSSGGSATAVHEPESGTDGSFSQVAAVTLTVPPAWTGSLRPEELEQFLRQWGYSLLRAKGHVRLAGRDSVQLVQLAGNRISWEASSYPGQPYIVCIGLNLDEKAISRSWAALFS, encoded by the coding sequence ATGAAGATACCTGTGATTATACTGAGCGGATTTCTGGGGAGCGGAAAGACGACCCTGCTGCTGAGTCTGCTGAAGGAGAGCAAGCGGAGAGGGCTGAACCCGGGGGTGATCATGAATGAGCTGGGCGCCAAGGATGTGGACGGCTATATCCTTCAGGAGAGTACCGGCACAAATGTGGAAAAGCTGCTGGACGGCTGCATCTGCTGCAGCCGTAAGGAGGAGCTGCCGCGCAGCCTGGGCGCCCTGCTGGCACGCCGCCCTGACATCATCTACATTGAGCTTACAGGGGTAGCTGACCCGGATGAGATCGTGAAGTCGCTTCTGGCTCCGGCGCTGGCAGACCGGCTGCAGCTGCACCACGCCATTACGCTGCTGGATGCCGAGAATGCACTTGAGTACAGCAGCCGCTTCTCGTCCGACAAACTGCTCGTCCGCACCCTGCGCAAGCAGATCACCACCGCTGATCTCATCATCGTCAACAAAAGCGATCTGGTAGAACCGGAGACCCTGTGGAAGATTGAGAAGATGGTCTACAAGCAAAATTCGGAATCCGAGATCGTCTTCACCCACTACAGCCAGATTAATCTCGCTCCGCTGTTGACAGGCATCGCAGCACGCGGATTCAAGGGCTCTGCTCCCCGGCGAGGCCCCGGCAATATCAGCGGCGCCACCCTCCAGCGGATGAATACGGACAGCAGCAGCAGCGGCGGCAGTGCAACGGCAGTACATGAGCCTGAATCCGGGACGGACGGCTCTTTTTCCCAAGTGGCAGCGGTGACGTTAACCGTTCCCCCGGCATGGACCGGAAGCCTCCGGCCGGAGGAGCTGGAGCAATTTTTGCGGCAATGGGGCTACAGTCTGCTCCGGGCCAAGGGCCATGTACGGCTTGCAGGCCGGGATTCCGTGCAGCTGGTGCAGCTCGCGGGGAACCGCATCTCCTGGGAGGCTTCAAGCTACCCGGGCCAGCCTTATATCGTCTGCATTGGCCTGAATCTGGACGAGAAGGCAATCAGCCGCAGCTGGGCGGCCTTATTCAGCTAA
- a CDS encoding permease, with translation MTTLTPIKILPLLFSAAFLLTAGSSWLPGHLSLLDNGYVDTFKTAFLGILLEALPFVLLGALLSSLLRVFVPDELISRWIPRRAVPAILFGCLLGILFPVCECGMIPLVRRLMHKGMPLYVAIVFILSGPILNPVVYGATLTAFRSHPELAYTRMGLAFAVAACIGLLIYGTVRRSPLRLSIRREGSEEQHGTLRGGRAAAVLVHTSDEFFEMGKFLIIGCLLTAGIQTFMNQSSLSAIGDRPLGSYVFMMGLAFALSLCSTSDAFVASTFLHTFPAGALLAFMVLGPMLDFKNALMLLSLFKTRFALYLFFLIAAAVFTGSVLASFWL, from the coding sequence ATGACAACCCTTACTCCGATTAAAATATTGCCGCTGCTCTTTTCCGCCGCTTTTCTGCTCACAGCGGGCAGCTCGTGGCTGCCCGGGCATCTGAGCCTGCTGGACAACGGCTATGTCGACACGTTCAAAACTGCATTCCTCGGCATTCTGCTGGAGGCCTTGCCGTTTGTCCTGCTGGGCGCGCTGCTCTCCTCCCTGCTCCGCGTCTTCGTGCCGGACGAGCTGATCTCACGCTGGATTCCGCGCCGCGCGGTTCCGGCAATTCTCTTCGGCTGTCTGCTCGGAATCCTCTTCCCCGTCTGCGAATGCGGGATGATTCCGCTGGTCCGCCGCCTCATGCATAAGGGGATGCCGCTCTATGTTGCTATCGTCTTCATTCTGTCCGGCCCGATCCTCAATCCGGTCGTCTACGGGGCCACCCTGACGGCCTTCCGCTCCCATCCGGAGCTGGCCTACACCCGGATGGGACTGGCTTTTGCCGTAGCGGCATGTATTGGCCTGCTCATTTATGGCACCGTCCGCAGATCGCCGCTGCGCCTGTCCATCCGCCGGGAGGGAAGCGAAGAGCAGCATGGCACACTACGCGGAGGCCGGGCGGCAGCGGTCCTGGTGCATACGTCGGATGAATTTTTTGAGATGGGCAAATTCCTGATCATCGGCTGTCTGCTGACTGCGGGCATCCAGACCTTCATGAATCAGAGCAGCCTGTCCGCGATTGGAGACCGTCCGCTCGGCTCCTACGTGTTCATGATGGGGCTGGCCTTCGCACTCTCGCTCTGCTCCACCTCCGATGCCTTCGTTGCTTCCACCTTCCTGCATACCTTCCCGGCAGGAGCGCTGCTCGCCTTCATGGTGCTGGGACCGATGCTCGATTTCAAGAACGCACTGATGCTGCTCTCGCTGTTCAAGACCCGATTCGCCCTGTACCTGTTCTTCCTCATTGCCGCGGCCGTCTTCACCGGCTCCGTGCTCGCTTCATTCTGGCTGTAG
- a CDS encoding ABC transporter ATP-binding protein — protein MELIINHLTKTYGSKTALQDISFRVGEGIHGLLGPNGAGKTTLMRLLATLLTPSSGTVEIGGVPLQDKARVRELVGYLPQEFAFYPGMTVYEAMDYLALLSGIGGRSGRKRRIDDLLEQVNLTEQRRTKVKALSGGMKRRLGVAQAMVHEPKLLIVDEPTAGLDPEERIRFRRLLGRFAEGRVVLLSTHVVEDVESTCEQMTVLQKGSLRYHGRIGDLTAAAAGRVWIAELDRTQWERDRDRFPVLSAVPEGAGMRVRVLAGEQPFAGAQQTAPSIEDAYLHLMRREESYV, from the coding sequence ATGGAGCTAATCATTAATCATTTGACCAAGACTTACGGAAGCAAGACGGCACTGCAGGACATCAGCTTCCGGGTGGGCGAGGGCATTCACGGCCTGCTGGGGCCGAACGGGGCAGGCAAAACTACGCTGATGCGGCTGCTAGCCACTCTGCTGACGCCCAGTTCAGGAACGGTAGAGATAGGCGGGGTACCCTTGCAGGATAAAGCCCGGGTGCGCGAGCTGGTCGGTTATCTGCCGCAGGAGTTCGCCTTCTATCCCGGAATGACCGTCTATGAGGCTATGGATTATCTTGCGCTGCTGTCCGGGATAGGCGGCCGTTCCGGGCGGAAGCGGAGAATAGATGATCTGCTGGAGCAAGTGAACCTTACGGAGCAGCGCCGGACGAAGGTCAAGGCGCTGTCCGGCGGGATGAAGCGGCGGCTGGGCGTGGCCCAGGCCATGGTGCATGAGCCGAAGCTGCTGATTGTCGATGAGCCGACAGCGGGGCTGGACCCCGAGGAGCGCATCCGCTTCCGGCGGCTGCTGGGACGGTTCGCGGAAGGGCGGGTTGTCCTCCTGTCCACGCATGTCGTTGAAGATGTGGAGTCCACCTGCGAGCAAATGACTGTACTGCAGAAGGGGAGTCTGCGGTATCACGGCAGAATAGGCGATCTCACCGCCGCTGCGGCCGGCCGTGTCTGGATCGCCGAGTTGGACCGGACGCAGTGGGAGCGGGACCGCGACCGCTTCCCGGTACTGTCGGCCGTGCCGGAGGGCGCAGGCATGCGGGTCCGGGTGCTGGCCGGGGAGCAGCCCTTTGCCGGGGCGCAGCAGACTGCACCGTCCATCGAAGATGCATACCTGCACCTGATGCGCAGGGAGGAATCCTACGTATGA
- a CDS encoding NusG domain II-containing protein, which produces MKRGDFLLIIIVLLAAGSIYGYKWFSNHNHPYKQGELAAVITVNGKAYKTVQLTKEEQIIDIRTRYGHNTLKVYDYGIQMTYSDAPLTIALDMGFISRPKQQIICIPARLLVEISNPGASLEDDDALDAVI; this is translated from the coding sequence ATGAAGCGCGGAGATTTCCTGCTGATTATCATTGTATTGCTGGCCGCCGGTTCCATCTACGGCTACAAGTGGTTCTCTAACCATAATCATCCGTATAAGCAAGGGGAGCTGGCGGCAGTAATCACAGTGAACGGCAAAGCCTACAAGACTGTGCAGCTGACCAAGGAAGAGCAGATTATTGATATCCGCACCAGGTATGGCCATAACACGCTGAAGGTATACGATTATGGTATTCAAATGACCTATTCCGATGCTCCGCTGACCATTGCGCTGGACATGGGATTCATCTCCCGGCCGAAGCAGCAGATTATCTGCATTCCGGCCCGTCTCCTGGTGGAGATCTCGAACCCGGGGGCTTCGCTGGAGGATGACGATGCGCTGGACGCAGTCATCTAG
- a CDS encoding ABC transporter permease, producing the protein MMALIGKEMRMTLRSLVFYLFVIASVFFYFTSYATEETWGELGPPVISQPQNMGTAEQPYYGWATAGDTRSLAKRMKIHMQRDLNAGASQKLRLGFPMEVELDTGEKAAFTAAISQLDKILKDPSQYTMDEVNQVAEALNSELGGNSIYQQGLGSYGYAITSVDEAMKAQEAQLAEYNAKVDAGELLPGAARYFSDYLSLPAGIFPVFLSAFLLLRDRSSRMNELIYSRRVSPWVYVGSKFIAQGIMLSVVYLILAVIGGWQTVDTLGLTGQTGQAISVFLSYTAWWLLPTLWISVAFGMFGSMLFRRGIVPIALQIIWWFVSVLPLMGSYGLNRLFIRFNSPNDYNLYRGWADEIALNRSFYLLLAILLTAGAAWLWERNRSRLDSAQSLGRKKTKRTPAVPAPGALR; encoded by the coding sequence ATGATGGCATTGATCGGCAAGGAGATGCGCATGACGCTGCGCAGTCTGGTATTCTATCTGTTTGTGATTGCCAGCGTATTCTTCTATTTCACTTCTTATGCTACGGAGGAGACCTGGGGAGAGCTCGGTCCTCCTGTAATAAGTCAGCCACAGAATATGGGAACTGCGGAACAGCCTTATTACGGTTGGGCGACCGCGGGGGATACCCGCAGCTTGGCTAAGCGGATGAAAATCCATATGCAGCGGGATCTGAATGCGGGAGCCAGCCAGAAGCTCAGGCTGGGCTTCCCGATGGAGGTGGAACTGGATACCGGAGAGAAGGCGGCTTTCACCGCTGCCATCTCACAGCTGGATAAGATCCTGAAGGACCCCAGCCAATATACCATGGATGAGGTTAACCAGGTCGCCGAGGCATTGAACAGCGAATTGGGCGGAAACAGCATCTACCAACAAGGACTGGGTAGTTACGGCTATGCTATAACTTCTGTGGACGAAGCAATGAAGGCACAGGAAGCGCAGCTTGCGGAGTATAATGCGAAGGTAGACGCAGGGGAACTGCTGCCCGGAGCCGCTCGCTATTTCAGTGATTATCTGTCGTTGCCGGCAGGGATCTTCCCGGTCTTTCTGTCCGCCTTCCTGCTGCTGCGGGACCGCTCCAGCCGGATGAATGAATTGATCTACAGCCGCAGGGTCTCTCCGTGGGTGTATGTCGGGTCAAAGTTTATCGCCCAAGGGATTATGCTCTCTGTGGTCTACCTCATTCTGGCTGTCATCGGGGGCTGGCAGACGGTGGATACGCTTGGGCTTACTGGTCAGACGGGACAGGCTATATCAGTCTTTCTCAGCTATACGGCCTGGTGGCTGCTGCCCACCTTGTGGATCTCGGTCGCCTTCGGGATGTTCGGCTCCATGCTGTTCCGCCGGGGCATTGTGCCTATCGCCTTGCAGATCATCTGGTGGTTCGTATCCGTACTGCCGCTTATGGGCTCCTATGGGCTGAATCGGCTGTTCATCCGCTTCAATTCGCCTAATGACTATAATCTGTACCGAGGCTGGGCAGATGAGATTGCCCTTAACCGCAGCTTTTACCTGCTGCTGGCAATTCTTCTGACCGCCGGGGCAGCCTGGCTCTGGGAGCGAAACCGCAGCCGTCTGGATTCTGCCCAGTCACTTGGCAGGAAGAAGACGAAGCGGACTCCGGCAGTGCCCGCACCGGGGGCGCTGAGATGA
- a CDS encoding TIGR03943 family protein → MNSSGSIRLHYILRAVILLAFALYIGHLVQQDALHYYVAPKLARWIRLCPVPLSLMALSLGLQAVLGRSSALCDCEHRLPRSLLGSSALYSLFLLPLLLGFLLPDRALGSAAAAKKGLALSYTAVESGTGASFTPANPYEAEFAELAGQLYRQPVIPVFPEIFSETLGALNLYKSQFEGKEIAVSGFLYREPLGSGQSGYAVSRFLVQCCTADATPFGILLAPGTQISLPADTWIEVRGKLHVTLYEGVEALQIAPQSITAVAAPSTPYVYTSADAAAAWKELQP, encoded by the coding sequence ATGAATAGCTCCGGGAGCATCCGGCTTCACTATATACTCAGGGCGGTTATTCTGCTCGCCTTCGCCCTCTATATCGGACATCTGGTCCAGCAGGACGCCCTCCATTATTATGTTGCACCTAAGCTGGCCCGCTGGATCAGGCTATGCCCGGTTCCGCTCTCCCTGATGGCGCTCAGCCTCGGGCTCCAAGCTGTGCTTGGCCGAAGCTCCGCCCTCTGCGACTGCGAGCACCGCCTGCCCCGCTCACTCTTGGGCAGCTCTGCACTGTACAGCCTGTTCCTGCTTCCGCTGCTGCTCGGCTTCCTGCTGCCCGACCGGGCACTCGGCAGCGCCGCAGCAGCCAAGAAGGGCCTTGCCCTGTCCTACACTGCCGTAGAGTCCGGCACCGGGGCAAGCTTCACGCCGGCCAACCCCTATGAGGCCGAATTTGCAGAGCTGGCAGGACAGCTCTACAGGCAGCCTGTCATCCCTGTGTTCCCTGAGATTTTCTCGGAAACGCTGGGCGCCCTTAATCTCTACAAATCGCAGTTCGAGGGCAAGGAGATCGCCGTATCCGGCTTCCTGTACCGTGAGCCGCTGGGGTCCGGCCAATCCGGCTACGCCGTCAGCCGCTTCCTGGTTCAGTGTTGTACGGCAGATGCCACTCCTTTCGGCATTCTCCTTGCGCCTGGAACACAAATAAGCCTGCCCGCCGATACCTGGATTGAGGTTCGGGGCAAGCTTCATGTGACGCTCTATGAGGGCGTAGAGGCTCTGCAGATCGCTCCACAGAGCATAACCGCAGTGGCAGCACCGTCCACACCTTATGTGTACACAAGCGCCGATGCCGCAGCGGCTTGGAAAGAGCTGCAGCCATAA
- the rpmG gene encoding 50S ribosomal protein L33, protein MRVIVTLACTETGDRNYTTTKNKRTTPERLEMRKYCPRLKRVTLHRETR, encoded by the coding sequence ATGAGAGTAATCGTTACCTTGGCCTGTACGGAGACGGGCGACCGCAACTATACCACCACGAAGAATAAGAGAACGACACCGGAGCGCCTGGAGATGAGAAAATATTGCCCGCGCCTGAAGCGTGTCACGCTGCACCGGGAGACCCGCTAA